The following nucleotide sequence is from Citrus sinensis cultivar Valencia sweet orange chromosome 6, DVS_A1.0, whole genome shotgun sequence.
TGAGACACGCCTCTAGAAACGTGTGCCCAAACATTCGTAACTTTTGATAATTCACTTTTGTTTTaccttataaattattaatcttttaaaagtcTTATGTCACACATCCATTAATGATGAGATATATTGTTAAGAAATCTTGATTGAGAGGAAATTCTAGTTCCTAATACTATTAGATTTCTCTTTATGTATTTACATTTAATACTGAACTAATCcttttgttaactttttaaatgatatgtatatatatatatatatatcgatagttgttgaataaaaatataaactaattaaattctaACCTTATATTACATGCACATACAGCACAAAATTACCGAGAATTGAGCATTCTTTTTCAATCCTTAAGCTAAAGATTCTCCAACTTGTATGCATAGCGAATATTTTATTCtcgctttctttttcattatctCTTCATTTTTGTATCCCTTTAACATTTTTTGTTCGAACCTCGACGTACGAGGTAGACTTAAAAGCTACCCACGCAGTCTTTTGTGAACGGGTATAACGTACTTCTGACACATGCTTGTTTCATAAAACAATTTAGTATGACTAATAATTCATTGTATTAACCTGCAGGTGCCTAGACAAAGCAGCCATTATGCCCAAAGACTCAGCAGTGGCGGCACCGTGGAGGGTTTGCACAGTAACACAAGTTGAAGAAGTGAAGATCCTAACAAGAATGATGCCAATTTTAGCCAGCACTATCCTCATGAACACTTGCCTAGCACAACTGCAAACATTTTCAATAACACAAGGCGCTGCCATGGATCCCCATCTTGGCTCTATCAAAGTTCCCACTTCTTCAATCCCTGTAATCCCTCTTCTTTTCATGTCAATTCTTCTCCCACTCTACGAGTTTTTTTTCGTCCCTTTTGCCCGAAAAATCACGGGACATCCCTCCGGAATCACACAGCTTCAACGCGTTGGCATAGGCCTAGTGCTTTCTGCAGTTTCAATGACGGTGGCAGGCCTTGTGGAAGTTATAAGAAGGAATGCATTCAATGAAACGCCACCAAAGCAGATAAGTTTGTTTTGGCTATCATTTCAATATTGCATATTTGGTATAGCAGACATGTTTACATTTATTGGATTGCTTGAATTCTTCTACAAAGAAGCTCCTGCCGGCATGAAAACGCTTGCTAGTTCGTTTACATATCTATCACTTTCATTTGGGTACTTTCTAAGCAGTGCTTTTGTTGATATCATAAACGCCGTGACCAAAAGAATAACTCCCAGCAAACAAGGATGGTTACATGGGAAAGACATAAACAAGAACAATGTGAATCTGTTTTATTGGTTCTTGGCCATTGTTAGTGTTCTAAATTTAGTTCTTTATTTGTACGCTGCCGCATGGTACAAGTACAAGCCAGAGAATTGTTCTGATATTAAGCCAAAGCCATTAATGGATCCTTCTGCCAAGGAAGAAAAGATTGATCAGGATGATGGTAAAGCAAAGCAATATGGCGCAGCCTCTTCTGATGATGGCAttattggaaaagaaaaagaattcatTCATGACGAAGTCAAGTCGCAGGAATAAAATTATGCTGGAGCGGTTTCCTTTTGAGACAAGACATTATTCGATtgtgagaaaaaaaagaaaaaataactaataaatatattgtgtattttttatgtgtgtgtgtgtatatatacaaCGGCAAGTTTGGACGACCTCTTTCCACACACAAATTTTAACACAAATTCCTAACCAACTCCATCGTAATTCATCCAAAAGctttcaaaaaatgaaaactcatTGAATCgggaaagaaaattatcttaaaGATGAAGAAGCCAACTGTTTCaaaaaaagtttcatcaaTATAAAAACAACTACCTGAATGCAGTACCCAAGCTTAGCCAAAGCATTTGCAGCTTTATTTATGACAACTCCTTGAGACATGACAAATCCCGAAGTGCTGCTTTGGTATGCATAGAAGTAGTGCCTCAGAATTTATCCAAAACAGCTCAGAATTATAGCACCAAGTCCAACTCAGCTAGTGGTGAAACAAATCATTTGCTTTAGCAAATCATAAACGAAAATGTAAGACTTCTGTTAAGATCTTCATCAACTCTCATAGCAACCCGTTTCACACAAGCCTCCCAAAGCCCTTCAGCAGAAGCTACAATACATGCTTGGGAAGCTACTGCCACATCACCCGTTATTCTCCGTCTCTTCCTCGAGATTCCCAAAGCCAAGTGCAACGAATATTATCGTTCTGGCAATTTTATATTTCGTGaaacaatttttgtttaactGGTCTCtgatccaaatttttatatttattacaaacattttttaatcgCCAAAAGAAACATTTTTTCAGCACAAGAATTTCTCTccaaaattaaacattttaggataatattttatcatttatgacaaaataaatggtCGCGAAATATGATGaaagttgataaaattattttagaaactAAAAAAGGGGCATAAATTTGATAAGGTCATTCTTGagacataatattatattagtcTCCAAagttattatgattttttttaataattttaagactTCATTTTTTCAGCTATAGATGATTACCTACCGTGACAAAACTAAAATTGTAGTATTTTgactaaatttatattttttgatataTATGGCCTCTTATTCAACTCTTTTGTGACAAAGATCatgataagtgcatatttttcatataatttgctattaatttctctatctttttcttgttttggttttaaatattctagttattttagttaatttttaatttagtaaattatattttattatgttaattttatgttaatttttatattttgttattttaggtgCATTTTGGGAATAATTTGTGCTTAAAGGGATCAAAGCTAGAGAGAGTTGAAGATTGTTGATGCTCGCTGCCGTGGTGATAAAGtcgaaaggagaagaagaaacaattaaattgattggctGAATTATTAGCTAAAGGACATGAGAAATATTAGCCAAATTAAAGAGCGCACGTGAGGGAAGCCAAAGCAAATTAAAAGGCTTGGCCTTTGGCTTAAGAGTTGGAAAAGTCGGTGGGGTCTATTTGAAGACTAAATATAAAAGCCAAACTTTGGTTTTAGAAAGTGGCggctttacttttgtttttaatcctTTTCGTGAGAGGATTTAGAGcattataaaaggagagctgccagagaaaaaaaaaagagagaatggggagaagagaagagcaGCAGCTGCAGGTTTGGAGCAAAACTGATCCAATTcggcaagaagaagaaaaaaatcagcagccggaattcaattgaagaaaaaggcagCCGCTTGAATTAATTTCCATGACtggttttatcaatttttttattcccaattcaattatgttaggctaaatttttatttggttgagggtgaattcaaaaccctaaacatgctatgcaattaaatttaaattctatcattcaatttatttaattgagattgtttatgttcttctataattaatgttcatggtttattcttgtttgatttaagtggccaattagatagaacttgaataaattttgttgctagattaaaattcttgatccgtaattgtcttgatattttaatcattagtagcaggttggaattaatgatttcaattggaaaacataacctaggttaaataatccgagcttgtgtgtttattgcctagatcaatctaatatctttctttgtttaatgcttccattatcttaaatttaaagagcttattttaaattatttaatggttagagattaggtgaagagcttattttacctaacgacacactaaggaaagattgagactaacagagcttattgttgtctatggttgatagtttcaatataaattgataatagaattgatatattatgtgcatgtttggtggtggcgaatgatcctttaaccaaaattttcatcattattatttctttctcctttaattagagtttttattaaattcttgttcgtaattttactttctctatttcttactatttagttaaaaattcataaacccctcttttatttttaattagtattttctttagttagactaatttatattattattactattactattattttattttaaatcttgctttggagttaataataaatataactagcatagtctctgtgagatcgatccttactcgttctgtactaattatttatattagtggtaaggttttaaatttggtgcaccttaacgacactaccaaatttttggcgccgttgccggggactAGCGtctagtttgtttattatcactcgttttattttattatttttatttcttttctcattttatttatttattttattttaattagttattttttgttctatatttagATTTTCATGAGCATAGAGGACATTCGATTGAAACTCGAACAACTTAGAGCAACCTCATCATATTCAGAACTCGATTTTGCCATCCACATTCCGCTCCCGAAGACAGAGCCAAGCAGCCCAGAACCCCAACCAATGGCTCAGAATAACAACCGAACACTTAAAGAGTTGGCAGCTCCTAACTTGGACCAGCAACCCTTATGCATTGAGAATCCAAACCCTCAGGTAAACTTTGAACTCAAATCTGGGAtgattcatcttcttcctaCTTTTCATGGTCTTGCAGGAGAGGATCCAAATAAGCACTTGAAGGAGTTCCATGTGGTCTGCTCCACAATGAAACCAGCCGGAGTTTCTGAAGAGCAAGTTAAGCTAATGGCCTTCCCATTCTCTTTAGCGGATTCAGCCAAGGAATGGTTGTACTATCTTCCCTCCGGTACtgtcactacatggaatgagaTGCGTCAGCtatttttggagaaatattTCCCAGCATCAAAAGCTGGCAGCATtcgaaaagaaatttgtggaaTCCGACAGTATAATGGAGAACCACTCTACGACTATTGGGAACGATTCAAAAAGCTATGTGCTAGTTGCCCTCACCATCAGATAAgtgatcaacttcttattcaatacttTTATGAGGGTCTACTACCTATGGATATGAGTATGATTGATGCCGCTAGTGGAGGAGCACTCGTGGATAAGACACCAGAAGCAGCCCGAAATCTCATTGTTAACATGGCTGCTAATTCCCAACAGTTCAACACTAGAAACGATCTACTGCCGCCACCTAAGCGagtcaatgaggtaagtacTACTTCTCTAGAAAAACAAGTTTCAAATCTTACTTCTTTGGTGCAACAATTAGCTCTAGGGCAACAAATGAGATCGTGTGGCGTATGTTCTATGGTCGGGCATGCGACTGACATGTGCCCTGCCATCCAAGAGGGTTCACATGAGCAAGCCAACGCAGTTGAGGGGTTCCTAGGCCAACCAAGACAAAGGTATGATCCctattctaatttttacaatGAAGGGTGGAAGGATCACCCTAATTTTAGGTATGGGAACCAACAACATGGCATTTCTAATGTGGCACCGCCTCGACCACCGGGCTACCCCCAACACCGGGTGCAACAGCCTTACCAAGTTCGGCCACCTCCACCTCCTCAAAATCAAAGTACGTCTTTGGAAGATCTTGTAAAAGCTCTCGCTACTAACTCTATGCAATTCCAACAGACTACCTAGACACAGCTCCAACATTTAGATAATCAAATTGGCCAACTAGCCACATCTATGAGTAGGATAGAGGGTAGAACTTCAGGAAAGTTACCTTCTCAACCAGAAATTAATCCAAAGGAGAATGCTAGTGCTATGTCTCTCAGGAGCGGAAAGCAATTAGAACCATTATTAGCTAAGCCATCAAAAGTATCCACAACATTATCACCCTCTGTGACCAATTCCTCACCTGAGGCTCTTCCTTTAATAAGGAAAGATGATTCCCACTCGGTATTGCCAGTCGATCCATCTGGCCAGGTAAGTATCCCCTCACCTCGAATTAAGACTCTCTCCATTCCTCCACCATTTCCTAGTAGATTTAAACAATCCAAGAAAGAGGagcaagaaaaagagatcCTTGAGACCTTTCGTAAAGTAGAGGTAAATATTCCtctacttgatgctattaaacaagtgcCGCGTTATGCAAAGTTTTTGAAGGAATTATGCAGCAACAAGCGAAAGTTGAGCGGTAACGAAAAGGTAAGTGTAGG
It contains:
- the LOC102619713 gene encoding protein NRT1/ PTR FAMILY 4.5-like — protein: MGDKVENIKQKGGFRACTFVFVFSALENMGFIANGISMVLYFKNEMHFDLAGASNTLTNFFGSTFLLCLVGGFISDTFLSRFATCLIFGTLEVLALVMLTIQAYSKNLHPPDCGKSSCLKGAIAAYFYGSLYLYSFGCGGNRGTLPAFGAGQFDENDPKGAKALASYFNFYLLATTVAAVVGVTGIVYVFTEKSWWLGFLVSSVANFIGLIALAAGKCLYRIQQPGESPLVRVAQVLVVAIKNRKLSLPDNPEELYEINEKERASTWERIPHANQFRCLDKAAIMPKDSAVAAPWRVCTVTQVEEVKILTRMMPILASTILMNTCLAQLQTFSITQGAAMDPHLGSIKVPTSSIPVIPLLFMSILLPLYEFFFVPFARKITGHPSGITQLQRVGIGLVLSAVSMTVAGLVEVIRRNAFNETPPKQISLFWLSFQYCIFGIADMFTFIGLLEFFYKEAPAGMKTLASSFTYLSLSFGYFLSSAFVDIINAVTKRITPSKQGWLHGKDINKNNVNLFYWFLAIVSVLNLVLYLYAAAWYKYKPENCSDIKPKPLMDPSAKEEKIDQDDGKAKQYGAASSDDGIIGKEKEFIHDEVKSQE